A portion of the Mesoplasma entomophilum genome contains these proteins:
- the oppC gene encoding oligopeptide ABC transporter permease OppC — MTNIDREKFERENKVNFDEIDEQMFQIIEEQTSESERLNSKPYSYWKSVGKLLVTSPTFMISILVLIAILLLAFIVPEVMNYKNTSSTIGDPALPSWEHLFGIGMNGEDLFARVWAGTRTTLLFAFLIAAIQVVVGVVLGSIWGYFRKSDLIFIQVASIITIVPQFILLLLMVFLFNSKGYWVIVFAISLQAWVGIAQMVRVQIMLVKNTDYNTASVSLGSSSYRIINKNIMPKILPVIVQTAAFAIPTAISIEASLAYLAFDFIPAGQTSLGQILNQVMNETKWQIYPNLLIAPMAVIMIVSVVFFLAARVFADSLDPKNHR, encoded by the coding sequence ATGACAAACATCGATAGAGAAAAATTCGAAAGAGAAAACAAAGTTAATTTTGATGAAATTGACGAACAAATGTTTCAAATCATCGAAGAACAAACTAGCGAAAGTGAAAGATTAAACTCAAAGCCTTATAGTTATTGAAAATCTGTAGGTAAATTACTAGTTACCTCTCCTACTTTCATGATTTCTATTTTAGTTTTAATTGCAATTTTACTTTTAGCATTCATTGTACCTGAAGTAATGAATTATAAAAATACTTCAAGTACTATTGGAGATCCTGCTTTACCATCATGAGAACACTTGTTTGGTATTGGAATGAATGGTGAAGATTTATTTGCTAGAGTTTGAGCAGGGACAAGAACAACTTTGTTATTTGCTTTCTTAATTGCAGCTATTCAAGTAGTTGTAGGAGTTGTTCTAGGTTCAATCTGAGGTTACTTTAGAAAATCAGATTTAATTTTTATTCAAGTGGCAAGTATCATTACAATTGTTCCACAATTTATTTTATTACTATTAATGGTTTTCTTATTCAATAGTAAAGGTTACTGAGTTATTGTTTTTGCTATATCACTTCAAGCATGAGTTGGTATTGCACAAATGGTAAGGGTACAAATTATGTTAGTAAAAAACACTGACTATAATACTGCATCAGTAAGTTTAGGTTCAAGTTCATACAGAATTATAAACAAAAACATTATGCCAAAAATTTTACCAGTTATCGTACAGACAGCTGCATTTGCAATCCCAACAGCTATTTCAATTGAGGCTTCACTTGCTTACTTAGCATTTGACTTTATTCCAGCGGGACAAACATCTTTAGGGCAAATATTAAACCAAGTTATGAATGAAACAAAATGACAAATCTATCCAAATTTATTAATTGCTCCAATGGCAGTTATTATGATAGTTTCAGTTGTATTCTTCTTAGCTGCTAGGGTATTTGCTGACTCATTAGATCCAAAAAATCATAGATAG